The DNA window CTCGACAATCCGCCTCACCAACGCCATCATCTGTTACATTCGGCGACAGGAGCAGCCTGAGTCGTCAGGGCTAATGTTGTTATTTTCATAATTCACCGAGGGGAGAAAAACATATCTGCAAATGACTCATTGACGATGCTTCCTTAGCAGTGAAATACAAAACGGATCAGACGGCTTCTCGCTTGCTAAGCATTTTTGACGGTATGGTATTTTTTATGCACTTGGCGCAGCCAATTTGTTTCCTATATAAATTGTAGTTAATCAACACTCATAGCAATGGTGACATTTTATTACGAGGAAGACGATTTAATTGCATCAGTGGTCATCCATTAATGGTGAAAAACAATATTCTCTTTAAATCAGCGCGAGGAAATGGTTCTCCGTAGAGGACGTTGAGACGTTGGTTCCCCAGCAATGCTCGGCGCAGCACGGATTGATGCGCAGCTGAAATGGCCTCATGTAGACAATTGAAAAGAATAGGGCCTCTGTCGCAAATTGAACTACTGATCATCTAATGTGTATGTACGGAATCATAGAGCGGCCTTGATAAAGGTTTAGAAATCCTAAGAATTTCgtgttttctttaaatctcCTCGTAtgtgttacatttgttttacgTTTACGTGCACTGCACGTCTGTTGACAGGTTACTTTGTGTCTACATAGCAATTGGTTGTGGTCGTGCGAGCGCGCTGTCATAAAGTAGGCTATTGGGGAAATAGAATAACGACCGTTATATGCTAGAATGTAGATGGTTACCACTACAAGCTAAAATTAGAGGCAATATTGTAATATGTCCCACGGCTAGGATTTATGGGTATGCTGTTAACCTCCATTGTGTGCATAATTGACGTATGTAGGGCCTATTCAAGCAAGAGACCCAAGCAGAACGTCAAAacatactttcttttttttcttctttttttccttctccttccaAACTAAGTTGATAATTtctcatgtctgttttcaaTTATGGAAATTACTAGCAACATGTACAATTTTCAACTATTCACTAAGGTTTTACCATTTTTAAGACAAATTTAAAGTGTGTTAGAGAGATGTTTATTCATCTGTCTGAAGAGCAAATTGAAATTCCATAGAATATGCTCTAACATGCTGCAGTTTTGTATATTTGGAAACAAGCAATAGATATATGGCCCTAACAAAATTGACCATAAATTACTgaataaaagctttaaaaaaattgagAATCGGGATTAAAGATAAAATGTAGATTATTGTTCATATTTAAACTACATAAAAGCTGGTCTTCTTCAATAGAATATTCTTtgcaaaccacacaaaaaattACTAATGCAAAGTGATTGAAACTACGGTAGTGCGATAGATATACACAAAAAATACTGGCACAGATTCTACAAGAATTTGGGAATAATACAGATTACCGTATAGAGTGTGTATACCATATAGAGTAAATATTTGATACTATAGATTATATGACGGGAGACGTTAACTACTCTTTTATCCCCCCCAGGCCTGGTTTTCAAAGGAGCCATCTAATCATAGATGTTTTCACTACATCTTTAATTGAATGGAATGCAAATACTCCACTGTGGTACCCCAGTGCTCGCTGTGGTATGTTTAATAgacatctgtttgtgttttctttctgcatgtGTTACAATACCATCCTCTTGCGTTAGCACTGGCGATGTAGGAATGAAATGACTTCAACCTTTATGTCAAACTGAAAGGCTGCAACAGTAGCCAGCCTTTCCATTCTGTGCTAAATTCATAACTTGGATCTGCAGAGCGGTGGTTAAGAGGAAATAGGACACATACATGGTGTTACCAGCCCCACCTGTTTAAACCAGTTTACCCATTTGTTCATACAAAGCAACAAATCTACCCATATAACACTAAAGCTTTATTTTAATGAAGGAAGAGCAGGTTTggacatttattttgttaagaTGGGGCATATACTGAAAGCCTCAACTGGTAAGcagttttttaaaactgtggTTGGCTGCTGTCTATCTAAAATAGCAATTTTGCTTTTGACAGTTTCcagtgttttcttcattttgcttttaattttttgatTGACTGGATTGAAAAGTAAAATAGAGGTGACATTATTTTTGTCTACATTTTGACAATAAAGAAATTGTTATTAATGAATGAACTAAGAATCAATTCAGTGAGTACTTGAATAATTGATGGACTATTTtcattggtttgttttgctctgttccaTTCACAGAATATAGATAATGGGCTGTGTACAATGTAAAGACAAGGAGGCAACCAAACTTACAGATGACAGAGAGACCAGTGTTTCACAGCACACTGGGTACCGCTATGGGGCAGACCCAACGCCTCAACACTACCCTAGTTTTGGAGTCACCGCCATCCCCAACTACAACAACTTCCATCCCCCTGTTAGCCAAGGGGTCACTGTTTTTGGTGGAGTAAACACCTCTTCCCATTCTGGAACACTGCGTTCGCGAGGTGGAACAGGTGCAGTTAATAGTAATCACCAGTATAATAAAACTGCTAGAATGGACTTTTGATGTATTGGAtttcaaaaaccaaaaccagtTTTAACTTGAATTAACAAATTATGAACAGTAATAAATCTATGAGTATAATGCCATCTAATAGGATTTTGACAGTTTTTCCAACACTTCCAGGTTTGAAAATCTAACTCATATTTCTGCGTATCTATTTGcattgaaaagctttttttatgGTCTTGTGCTTCAGGAGTTACACTCTTTGTAGCACTTTATGATTATGAGGCAAGGACAGAGGATGACCTCATTTTCAGGAAAGGAGAAAAGTTCCAAATTCTCAATAGCACGTGagtataaaataattaaaggactcccccaccccacccccgacCCCCAATTACACTGTGTAATTACACTGTGTACTAATACCTTTTCTATTGGTCTGTGTCTTTATTCATTGAAGAAAACATATCCATAAATCAATTTGGATTGATATAGAGAAATTAAAGGAGGTGGAAGTTAAATTGTATTGAGTCTGTCTTCATGAATTAATATCTAATGTCCTAAAAAACACTTCTCACAGCTTTATGTTTACTATCTGATTTTTAATGAAATCATAAACCTCCAGACTTTGTCTTATGGGTGtaaagttgttgttttgcttgaaACACTTTACAGAACTCTGTTtgacaaaaaaagcaaagtatGCCAAAATATGTTGATCTAAACAATGTATTTTATCAAACAAAACCTGTCATATAGGCAACTATATATGCCAATCTATCTAACATTTTAACCATTCTGCTTTTAGACACTCTTCACGTTTGTTTGAATCTATCTAGCCACATGAGTAATCCTTTTGAAATATCTCCAAGGAGAGCAGGGATAGATTAGTTGGCAAGAAGTGCCAAAGTTTCCACCCATAAACAGCagttatttgtcattttttctgCTTGGCAAATCTAGGCTAACATGGGAAGTCTCAAGAGCATACACCCAGCAGTATGACTCTTTTCCTATTCATATCCAGCTTATTTGTACAGTAATGTTTGTTCCTTTTGTCTTCTAGGGAAGGCGACTGGTGGGAGGCTCGTTCTCTCACTACAGGTGGAACAGGATACATACCCAGTAATTATGTGGCTCCAGTAGATTCTATTCAAGCTGAAGAGTGAGTTCAATCTGTGTGTTAAAAAAGACCAAAACTAAAGAACACACCCTGCACAGGCACTCTGGCTGTTCATAGCTATATTTAAGTTAGTTATTTGCTATTTACACAGCTTCTATGTTtttcgtttttgtttgtttttacaaacatCAAATAACTTATCATCGACATGATTACTGTATGTTGGCCTATCCCTTTTGTAGTTGGTACTTTGGTAAACTAGGCCGAAAGGATGCAGAGAGACAGCTACTGTCTAATGGAAACCCTAGAGGCACGTTTCTCATCAGGGAGAGTGAAACCACTAAAGGTGACTAGCATATCCACACAAACCtatactgacacttttattataTCTCTGAAACCCATTAGAGGTGCAATTGCACTTTTTTAAGAAGCATATTTCATGTGAAATGACGAGTGGACCTACTGAAATGCAATCGTTCAGTTATCTCAAATGTACTCCAGGATTTTAAATGGTCATTCAGATGTCAAAAAGGATGTCACTTATTAGAGCATCACCTACCTTATTAGCCAGACGAATAATcaataagaaatgtaaaatgtttatccAGGGAAACCATACCAGCCCATAAAATGATCTGATTCTGATCTGATTGGGACAGACTTGGAACTGCCTATCCTACCtgcttctgttctcttctcCCTTTTCCAGGAGCTTATTCCTTATCCATACAGGACTGGGATGACATTAAAGGTGATCATGTGAAACACTACAAGATCCGTAAACTTGACAGTGGGGGCTACTACATCACAACCAGGGCTCAGTTTGAGACGCTCCAACAGCTTGTGCACCATTATTCTGGTAATTCCGAGTTACCTGATCTTACTGACCAGTACATTATTTCAGCTTAATGAGCATTTGGTTAAAAAATTACCAGCAATATCTGTTTCTGACAGACCAACCTTTGTTGCAGTCAATGTTGATGTCCCTATAAAGTGGTCTATCAGTGCTGCTTCATGTTGTGTCTGTGCACAGCGAGGGCTGCAGGACTGTGTTGCCGTCTAACAGTCCCCTGCCACAAAGGCATGCCTCGCCTCGCCGACCTGTCTGTCAAAACCAAAGACGTCTGGGAAATCCCACGAGAGTCACTTCAGCTTATCAAGCGATTGGGGAATGGACAGTTTGGAGAAGTCTGGATGGGTATGTGCTAGATTAACTAGCATTGCTGGTAGGGTCAGGCTGAATGTTTTTTTGAGAATCTCTGTCGACTGTAATTTTAATTCAGAACTGGATAGGGCGAAAATGTCTGGATGGGTATGTTTTAGTTTAACTGGATTTACTGGCAGGTGTAGGCTAGGCTCAGAAAGATATTTAGTTAATATTCATAATCGCTGGTGGTGGTAATTTGATTCAGTACTGGATTTAAtcagtatttttgcatttatccCAAAGTCCATTTAAATACTTCCAACTACATTGCAGGCACTTGGAATGGCACCACTAAAGTGGCAGTGAAGACCCTGAAACCAGGTACAATGTCCCCAGAATCTTTCCTGGAAGAAGCGCAAATCATGAAAAAACTGAGACATGACAAGCTGGTACAGCTATATGCTGTGGTTTCTGAAGAGCCCATCTACATTGTCACAGAATACATGAGCAAAGGTGAGAAACAGAAATTTACTACACTTATCTGAacaaatgttatgtttttttcattaagcTGTTTTATTACACCCAAACAGTGTTCCTGATTTGGCTCAATAGTCCTCAAATTTGCAATATAACATCACTTTCAAAGTTCATTATAGATAGTTTTTCCAGTTTCAGTGCTCTTCACACCATGAATGCCACATGGATTAGAATGATGAATTGCTTTCAATCCTCCTCAATCAATATTTTGCCAATTTGCACAGCAGCTCCCTTGAAATTTTAATTGATATTTTCAATGAGTGCAACCAAACAGTACCACCTCTGCAGAGAATTCTCTAGAATATAGTAATGTTATTTGTAACATAGCAACATATCATTTACATTGAATAAACATGTATGACCAATTTCTTGGCATTTTTCATCAAGTTGTCATTTCTTTAGCAGCTAGCATGTCTTACTCCTCATTCCACTTCTCTGTGTAGGAtaacattttcccatttttaAGCTTTAGCTAAAATTGAACTGACACACAATCCTATTTTGATAACCAGGAAACAAGCTATAGCTACTATTTAactttacacatgcacaaataggAGTGTAGACAGAAAATAATGATGAGGAGAAAATGATAAATGTGCAAAGCCATTCTAAAACCTAAAACCCTTTATCACACATTCCCATTAGCAGTAAGCAGACTGAAGAATGAAAAGTGAAACAATTatgcttgtgtctgtgaaaaAATATCTTTGTCAAAAGAAGTAACAGAAAATACTGatttgtataaaatatacatttattaagaaaaaatgtacaaaaaaggcTTTATAGTTCTGATGCTGcggagtggggtgggggtatgTCTGTGATTTTATCTAatcaatttctttttattatagCCTACACTAATGAAATTAACATGTTAGCAACAGACATTAGCAACAGTCTTGGCAGTAGTTTTAATGCTATGATTTTTGGTGGAGCTAAGACTGGTATTCACCTTTTCAGGGAGTTTGCTGGATTTTTTGAAAGATGGTGAAGGACGGGGCCTTAAATTGCCAAACTTGGTGGATATGGCAGCTCAGGTGAGAAAATGCAACATGCCGCTCAGAGAGAAGTTTGGGTGAAATGCACTACACGCAGAGGAGAAACTGACTTTTGATTCCTGTAAGGCAGCCAAACTGAGAACACAGCAAACTTAGAACACACCAAACTGAGCTGTCGAATGTCCCCACCTTTCAGGTTGCTGCAGGCATGGCTTACATTGAAAGGATGAACTACATCCACCGAGATCTGAGATCGGCAAACATCCTTGTGGGTGACAGCTTGGTGTGCAAGATTGCTGACTTTGGACTGGCCAGGCTGATAGAGGACAATGAATACACAGCTCGACAAGGTAGCTTTCACTGCTCAGACAGGCTGAGTTGAGGAAAAGAAGGTTGTATGCAAGTAGCTTTACATGGTCTTTGTTATTCTGTCATCGTGGGTCAGTGTTTAGTACTTGATGTTTGAGACACTTTCTAATTGGCTCCACTTAATCCTGTATGATTCATGGCACCAGGCTAAGTGTTCTCTATGGTCACTGAGGGATTTACTGCATCCCTTTATGAGTCACACTACACAGAATTTCCTGCATTTAGTTGTATCtatgctttttgtgtgtgtactgtgtcagtacacatgtacacacatgcagtccACTCTGCAATTGTGATCCTAAACCTGTACTCTATTTTAGGCGCAAAGTTCCCCATCAAGTGGACAGCGCCTGAAGCTGCACTGTACGGACGGTTTACCATCAAGTCAGATGTGTGGTCATTTGGAATTCTGCTCACGGAACTGGTGACCAAAGGTCGCGTGCCGTATCCGGGTGAGTTACATGGTATTTGTGTCATACAGCATGCAGTAAGTGTGCAGCAGATTAAGTCACGCCTCGCTGGTTTCTGTGGTGGATCAGCAGTGTTTGGGTTCAACCTTTTAGGTATGAACAACAGGGAGGTGCTTGAGCAGGTGGAACGTGGCTACAGGATGCCCTGTCCCCAGGACTGCCCCATCTCTCTGCATGAGCTCATGCTGCAGTGCTGGAAGAGAGACCCAGAGGAAAGGCCCACCTTTGAATACTTGCAGGCATTCCTGGAGGACTACTTCACTGCCACTGAGCCACAGTACCAACCAGGAGACAACCTCTGAACACCATGAGCACTGGGGACAACGGATTGCAGCCACTGACTTCTCTTCACAAGGACATTGCCACTGATACGATGCACATGTGATGACAAAAGCTTCCAGATTTCTTGCCATCTTGATCCAGTCTTTTGACACGTTACATCTTCCATTGAAAAGACACGTCATGTTACTTGTATCGGTTAAGCCAAATAGTGTTTTGGGGACTCCAGTGATCTTCAGGGGTTCTCACAAGCATTGGAAAAAGAATCACTAATAAGGATAAAATGACCTGTTTGTATCTAGTGTAAATATGACCCACGTGTTTACTTACTCCCTGTTTTAagctttattactttttataatgcagattttttttgtttgattttctttttgttcttattgAGAAGTGTCATTCTGCAGAGAAACGCATGAATTTTGAGGCCGAAACAAAACCTCTTTTAATGATATAATGATTCTGGAAATCATTTCTGTTTAATTCTAGTATTCCAGGTGGATATTGATCAGCTTCTTTAAGAAACCACTGGGATGCCGTTATATATCCCAATAATAACATTCCTGGTTTGTTTAAGTTGAGAAATACTGCAgtgcatagctagctagctttccaGACACAAAACCTTGTGACCTTTTACAGAGGAAAATGTCTGCTCTGGCTTTGGTGACTCTTCTGAGCCTTTTAATTTGCAACTGCTTTTAGCAAAAGCtcagtgtcttcattttgttttcttgttactTAAAATGAGTGCATTTTCTATTTAGTCACTTTGGATTAATGATAGATTAATTATGCATCAATATAGTATTCAGGCTGTGTGGGCATTATGCTTGACTATACCTGCATCTCTCTAGcaaaggtaaaataaaaataaatggctAACATCATTACTGTTGTAAGAGGTATATAAAACAAGACCATTTTATGCATTGTAACATATAAGATAACTAAGTAGAGGAGGCAAAAAGGTAAAGGCTTAATTTAACCCTACTGAGCTTGTGTTTtggtctgtctttctgttcctGAGGTAAGACAACATTAAAGCTTTATCTCTGGGGTCCACCCACACTCTGGGTCATACTAAATCTCATCTGCGTATGACCTTGAAAAATGTCAGGAATATTTGACAGTTCTTTTCCAGGCAGAATTGGCAGGGGCAAGAGCCAAACTCATATTCGTTTAGTTTCCATAATGATCTTCACCCAGAATTCCAGTGGTTCTAGTGAAGGTTTTAGACTTAATAGCGTGCACTACATTAGGCAGTATGGGCCTGGGAGCTAGGTCCAGTGTGTTTGTACATCAACCTCCAACCTCATGATTTTcacctgttctttgttcttGTATCATCTATTTAGATTAATTCATAgatactgtgtttatttaattgtttaattgtttcatttatgcACATACATTTGTAGAATAAAGACTCATATCCAAGCccatttttgggggggtggaTTTTATGTTTCGGCTCAAAGATTAATTGGTTAATTCAGGATACCTTTCCCCCAATATAAAATATAGGCTGTTGCTATCATGATAAGTTTTGTTTGAAATCTTTAATACTGGATTGTGTTTTGCGACAAGTGCAGAATCAAACTAATTAacttgcatacatgcatacagtgTCACTAATATGCCCTCAAATTCAGTACCCAGTTTTAATCAAGCATTTAAGACAATCTAATAGATGTTATTGTATTTAAAGGGACATCCTTCCAGCCTATCcttttataaacatttagaGGGACATCCATCCATCCCATCCTGTTATAGTATTTAGAACTAAAAATGCAAGTTTCTAATGCAACATTATTATTTCAGTctttgattttcttcttttcataGCAGAGGTTTCTGTTATACCATTGATAGCCAGAGGAGGGCCACTACATTCCTTTCATATTGCTTGCAGTCCCTACTTCAGTCAGCTCATTGGTTATCCAGTTATAAATAGATGCATTAGTTCTGTGAAATCCCAGATGAAAATGTATCCTTTGAGATTTGGTTCAAGAGTGATAGCCTAGCCTTTAAATAGGAATTTAGAGATTTTGTTGATGAACTGTGTCAGTTTACAATGGAATGTAAAGATGGAAAATGTTTTGGTAAACAATCATGATGTTACAGTAAATGGAAGACCCAACACTCATGGTCCAATCCATGTTTACGTGTCCTCTTCTTTTGCAGCGTGTCCAGGTCACAAGTcagatcacccccccccccccccagcctaaAAAGGCAAGGCTCAGAGCAGGTGGTAAAAGGCAGCACTAGCTAAGAATAAACTAGAGCTGCAATGGATAAGGTTACTTTGAATCTCCCCTGCATTTCTTCTTGCCCTATTCCCTTCTGAGGCATCAAAAAACACTGGCGAAATTATTAGCGAGTGTTTGCTACCTCCCATGTTTTAACCACAGAGCTCCCGTCCCCATCTAGTTCCCCTTCACCATCTTCCCACACTACCCTCTGCCATGGTAACTGTCCTGGCACTTTgaaaaatcttaattttttcATGATGTAAAGAGGTTTCACCTGTGGATTATAAGGGGGACAAACAACATTTATTGAGGGCCTTAACATCAACTGGGTGGAACCATTCCAATAGGACTACGCAGGCAAAACTACAAGAACTGAAGTAACTACAGCAAACCCCACTGAAGGTATTGcaagttttatatttatagtcTTATAATTTGACTAAAGATTTATTGTACGTATAGCTACAGTATTACTCTTATTATCTAATGAGAAGAGTTGAGGGCAGAGGTCCTAAATATTGGATGTGGTGAGTCAGAAGAAAGATACGCAGGGAAGATATTAAGTTCCTCATACAAGGAGTTTAAAAATCAAGATAAGCAGtgtaaaaatgatcatttctaGACTGCAAATGTGAGGAGTTCAAAGTATTTTCCATAAACTGATCAGCCTCTACAGGGtcttattttctgaaataaacacTAACAACTCCAGTAAAAAAATTttactgtaaacaaaataataaaaacaaaaatcaatatattaatattagaTACCTAGCAGGCAAAAGAGCCACCCTTTGATCCATTTTTGAACAGCTTGAATTGTTCTTAGAATGTTGTCATATAAATCAGTGGTAAATTTTGTAGCTGCAGGTTTTGTGGTTAGTTAATGGTACACCATCCCTTTTCTGTCAGCTTCAACTTACAACTGACAGTGATGTTTGAGATACACTGGCATAATATGGGGTATTGATACCtagaaatatgaaataatatttcAGTTTTCCTGTACTTGTAATGCAGTCTGTATTGCCTCTCTGAAACTCATGCTAGTTACCTTATGTTCTGAAAACTCAAATATCAGTGTTGATTGTCATTTGTTTAATAGATGATTTAATATTGAATATTGCAATTCATTGTATTATTACCCACCTGTGTAACAGGATTAGTAATTATGATTTAGTTATTTCAAAGTTAGAGAGCTAGTAAGAGGCATTCCTGTTATATTATCCACTCCACACACTGAAGATTATAAATGTGAATCTGCCCAGGTTTTCACTTTATAATGAAGTTTGATTTAAACCAAACTCTACTGTTCTGTGACTGAGATGCATCATGTCAATCAACAATGGATTTCCAataacaacttttttttttcaaggtgtGGCCTAACATTCTGATTAATAAAATGGTTTGCACCCTACAGAGATAACAGAACATCTATTATTGTCAGTACATAATGTACATGTCTACTGTAACAGTATGTGCTTTATTATCATAAATGATAATATGACTATTGGTTAAACATTCTGGTGCAGAAAAAAATCATATACAGCATACAGTAAATATGTATATGActaaattataatatataagatatatacaGACTAACATATTCCCAAAGGTTTATTGATCAGAGGCTCTAACTACTATATCTGATCATACTGTAACAGGAACAGAGCCCACATCTTGTGCCAGTATGGACCGCCAGAATGCAGAAGTTGTACAGTCAACCTCTCCTAAAATTACAAGCCATGGTTTCATGAGAGTCTTAAGCCACCCAGCACAATGGCTGATCATCATCACTCTTCTGATATCTTGGTCAACAGCTGGCATTCTCTTGTTTGACTTTGTGAGTCCCGACCAGCTAACTAGTAAGTGatataataatagtagtagcacCATCCCTACTGGACGGTATTATCAATCACCCGGATTAACATCAGAAAAACATAAGAAATCAcatctgggtttttttctgtttggtttagCTTTTCAAGATATACGTGCTGATCCCATGGTAGCGCTGAACAAAGCTGTTGAGGGCATTGCAGACAGAATGAGCAACATTCTTACTGATACCCATAGTAAGCCCTGTCTAAACTTCccaccacacaacacatgaGCAAATATAATGGTTGCCTCTAATCGCTATTGATTTGCAGAATTTAGAAAAGTGAATATTGTAATATCTgcattttgttctcttttttaaaattattttctgggACACAGAGTATGTTCCAAATGTGATCTTTGATCCAGTGGGTGCTGTTATCAAGTGGTCTGACACGTCTGTGGCTTTCCTGTCAGGAATAACATTACTTGGTGACGGTATGTATCATGTCTTCCCCAGTCTGAATTTGCAGTTTTCAAGGAATTGTCACATTTATCTGTTTGCTTCATCATCAATTTAGTCcaacatgaacattaaacaTAATACACAATATGTATTTTCTCCCAAAGATGGACAACACAATGCAGAacctaaatgttttttaaaatacacattctCTCCACAGTAAATGAAGGAGTCATTGGGTTCCTTAAACTTGGTAGTGGTGCATTAGATGACATGAATGATTTGCTTAGGACCCTGGTTGGCTATCTGTTCCATTTGTTTGAAGGTAACTGCACAAGATCTGGGATAATTCAGCCCAAAGCAAAAATATCTGTGTAGTTCCAAAGTAGGCTATTTGGCTTACTCACTcaattacagtattacagcgtATATATGTCCTGCACCCAGATCTATTGAATGCTGCAATCATCCATCCACTACAAATAGCCAGCAAAGCAGCTGCAGATATTTCAAACAAAGCCAAGGCCTCCTCAGACTCTCTCTTAAACAGATTCCAGGGTTTTGAAGGTAAGGCCAAATACTTTGGGATATCCAATTAACATGCACAATCATGTCATGATTGAAATGCAGATTTTAAATTCAAGCAATATTTAGTGGGCAAATGTCTGATAGAGAGATTGTTGCT is part of the Electrophorus electricus isolate fEleEle1 chromosome 13, fEleEle1.pri, whole genome shotgun sequence genome and encodes:
- the fyna gene encoding tyrosine-protein kinase fyna, whose amino-acid sequence is MGCVQCKDKEATKLTDDRETSVSQHTGYRYGADPTPQHYPSFGVTAIPNYNNFHPPVSQGVTVFGGVNTSSHSGTLRSRGGTGVTLFVALYDYEARTEDDLIFRKGEKFQILNSTEGDWWEARSLTTGGTGYIPSNYVAPVDSIQAEDWYFGKLGRKDAERQLLSNGNPRGTFLIRESETTKGAYSLSIQDWDDIKGDHVKHYKIRKLDSGGYYITTRAQFETLQQLVHHYSARAAGLCCRLTVPCHKGMPRLADLSVKTKDVWEIPRESLQLIKRLGNGQFGEVWMGTWNGTTKVAVKTLKPGTMSPESFLEEAQIMKKLRHDKLVQLYAVVSEEPIYIVTEYMSKGSLLDFLKDGEGRGLKLPNLVDMAAQVAAGMAYIERMNYIHRDLRSANILVGDSLVCKIADFGLARLIEDNEYTARQGAKFPIKWTAPEAALYGRFTIKSDVWSFGILLTELVTKGRVPYPGMNNREVLEQVERGYRMPCPQDCPISLHELMLQCWKRDPEERPTFEYLQAFLEDYFTATEPQYQPGDNL